The Streptomyces sp. NL15-2K genome contains a region encoding:
- a CDS encoding acyl-CoA dehydrogenase family protein yields MRFLLDAEQRAFADSLDAMLTAADTPSVVRDWSRGEQASGRALWSRIAEAGVFALAVPEVYEGLGRRPVELAVAFVELGRHAVPGPLVETVTAAALLTEPGPAKRLLPALASGEAMATVAPSGSYALDGDAATTRLALTSDGLRLAPGHGPVRRCLDPARRLTPLTPGGELLVPHPPVAHALTTARLTTAAQALGVGLALLDRTVAYVKQRSQFGVPIGSFQAVKHRLADAKIALEFARPLVFGAALSMSPAEVAAAKVAACEAAYATARTALQLHGAIGYTAEYDLSLWLTKARALRSAWGSPRECRNVVVSARDRRW; encoded by the coding sequence ATGCGTTTCCTCCTCGACGCCGAGCAGCGCGCGTTCGCCGACTCGCTGGACGCGATGCTGACGGCCGCGGACACGCCGTCGGTGGTACGGGACTGGAGCCGGGGCGAGCAGGCGAGCGGACGCGCGCTGTGGAGCCGTATCGCGGAGGCGGGCGTGTTCGCGCTGGCGGTACCGGAGGTGTACGAGGGGCTGGGCCGGCGGCCGGTGGAACTGGCGGTCGCCTTCGTGGAGTTGGGGCGGCACGCGGTACCGGGACCGCTGGTCGAGACGGTCACGGCGGCCGCGCTGCTCACCGAACCGGGCCCCGCCAAGCGGCTGCTGCCCGCGCTCGCCTCGGGCGAGGCCATGGCGACAGTGGCGCCCTCGGGGTCGTACGCCCTGGACGGCGACGCGGCGACCACGCGCCTCGCCCTGACCTCCGACGGCCTGCGCCTCGCCCCCGGCCACGGTCCGGTGCGCCGCTGTCTCGACCCCGCCCGCCGCCTCACCCCCCTCACACCCGGCGGCGAACTCCTCGTCCCCCACCCTCCCGTCGCCCACGCCCTCACCACCGCCCGCCTCACCACCGCCGCCCAGGCCCTCGGCGTGGGTCTCGCCCTCCTCGACAGGACCGTGGCGTACGTGAAGCAGCGCTCGCAGTTCGGCGTGCCCATAGGCTCGTTCCAGGCCGTCAAGCACCGGCTGGCCGACGCGAAGATCGCCCTGGAGTTCGCGCGTCCCCTGGTCTTCGGGGCCGCGCTGAGCATGAGCCCCGCCGAGGTGGCCGCCGCCAAGGTCGCCGCGTGCGAGGCGGCGTACGCCACCGCCCGTACGGCACTCCAATTGCACGGCGCGATCGGCTACACGGCGGAGTACGACCTGTCACTGTGGCTGACCAAGGCCCGCGCCCTGCGTTCCGCCTGGGGAAGTCCGCGGGAATGCCGGAACGTCGTCGTCAGTGCCCGTGATCGCCGCTGGTGA
- a CDS encoding cytochrome bc complex cytochrome b subunit — protein MDDGARSVNVTARAARREPPGKGEKLADWADGRLGLYALAKANMRKVFPDHWSFMLGEVALYSFVVLILTGVYLTLFFEPSSVEVVYHGSYEPLNGVIMTRAFESTLDISFDVRGGLLIRQIHHWAALVFVTAMLTHMMRVFFTGAFRKPREVNWLFGWTLLMLGIITGLTGYSLPDDLLSGTGIRFAQGAILSVPIVGTYLSFFLFGGEFPGHDIISRLFPIHVLLLPGIMLGLVAAHLILVFYHKHTQYPGPGRGEKSVVGMPFLPVYMAKAGGFFFLVFGTLTLMGGIAQINPVWAFGPYRSDLVTTGAQPDWYLGFSEGLIRVMPGWEINLWGHTLALGVFIPFALFPLVMLAIGVYPFIEAWITGDKREHHILDRPRNAPVRTGLGVAWLSLYCVLLIGGGNDIVATHLHLSINAITWFVRVSVFVVPVLAFIVTKRICLGLQRRDRAKVLHGRETGTIKRLPNGEYVEIHEPLAQEQLFTLTQHEQNPPYEIGPLVDAGGVRRRVKRSQRLRARLSRAMFGPDTRIEKPTVEEYRELTSGDHGH, from the coding sequence ATGGACGACGGCGCACGATCGGTGAACGTGACGGCGCGTGCCGCCCGCAGGGAACCTCCCGGGAAGGGCGAGAAGCTCGCCGACTGGGCCGACGGACGGCTCGGCCTCTACGCGCTGGCCAAGGCCAACATGCGCAAGGTCTTCCCGGATCACTGGTCCTTCATGCTGGGCGAGGTCGCCCTCTACAGCTTCGTCGTCCTGATCCTGACCGGCGTCTATCTCACCCTGTTCTTCGAGCCGAGCAGCGTCGAGGTCGTCTATCACGGCTCGTACGAGCCCCTCAACGGCGTGATCATGACCAGGGCGTTCGAGTCCACGCTGGACATCAGCTTCGACGTGCGCGGCGGGCTGCTGATCCGGCAGATCCACCACTGGGCCGCCCTGGTGTTCGTCACCGCCATGCTCACGCACATGATGCGGGTGTTCTTCACCGGCGCCTTCCGCAAGCCGCGCGAGGTCAACTGGCTGTTCGGCTGGACCCTGCTGATGCTGGGCATCATCACCGGCCTGACCGGCTACTCCCTGCCCGACGACCTGCTGTCCGGCACCGGCATCCGCTTCGCCCAGGGCGCCATCCTGTCCGTCCCGATCGTGGGGACGTACCTGTCCTTCTTCCTCTTCGGAGGAGAGTTCCCGGGGCACGACATCATCTCGCGGCTCTTCCCGATCCATGTGCTGCTGCTGCCCGGGATCATGCTGGGCCTGGTGGCCGCGCACCTGATCCTGGTCTTCTACCACAAGCACACCCAGTACCCGGGGCCCGGCCGGGGCGAGAAGTCGGTCGTCGGGATGCCCTTCCTGCCGGTCTACATGGCCAAGGCGGGCGGCTTCTTCTTCCTCGTCTTCGGCACCCTGACGCTGATGGGCGGCATCGCCCAGATCAACCCCGTGTGGGCCTTCGGCCCCTACCGGTCCGACCTTGTCACCACCGGCGCCCAGCCCGACTGGTACCTCGGCTTCTCCGAGGGACTGATCCGGGTGATGCCGGGATGGGAGATCAACCTCTGGGGCCACACGCTGGCGCTGGGCGTGTTCATCCCCTTCGCGCTGTTCCCGCTGGTCATGCTCGCCATCGGCGTGTATCCCTTCATCGAGGCATGGATCACCGGCGACAAACGCGAGCACCACATCCTGGACCGGCCGCGCAACGCGCCCGTGCGCACCGGCCTCGGCGTGGCCTGGCTGAGCCTGTACTGCGTGCTGCTGATCGGCGGCGGCAACGACATCGTCGCCACGCATCTGCACCTGTCCATCAACGCGATCACCTGGTTCGTGCGGGTGTCGGTCTTCGTGGTGCCGGTCCTCGCCTTCATCGTGACCAAACGGATCTGTCTGGGCCTGCAGCGCCGGGACCGGGCCAAGGTGCTGCACGGCAGGGAGACGGGCACCATCAAACGGCTGCCGAACGGCGAGTACGTCGAGATCCACGAACCCCTCGCGCAGGAACAGCTGTTCACCCTCACCCAGCACGAGCAGAACCCGCCGTACGAGATCGGGCCGCTCGTCGACGCGGGCGGCGTCCGCCGCCGGGTCAAGCGGTCGCAGCGGCTGCGCGCCCGGCTGTCCCGGGCCATGTTCGGGCCCGACACGCGGATCGAGAAGCCGACGGTGGAGGAGTACCGGGAGCTCACCAGCGGCGATCACGGGCACTGA
- a CDS encoding MerR family transcriptional regulator, translating into MYAADAPATVRRIRTLLDAGLPTRVIREVLDCVCGSATEVEPCLTPMLLDQLHGMEERIARLEDSRQSLGRLLAPLAQP; encoded by the coding sequence GTGTACGCCGCCGACGCGCCCGCGACCGTACGCCGTATCCGCACTCTCCTCGACGCGGGTCTGCCGACGCGTGTGATCCGTGAGGTGCTGGACTGCGTCTGCGGCAGTGCGACCGAGGTCGAGCCCTGCCTGACCCCGATGCTCCTCGACCAGTTGCACGGTATGGAGGAGCGCATCGCCCGCCTGGAGGACTCGCGTCAGTCGCTCGGCCGTCTGCTCGCCCCATTGGCTCAGCCGTAG
- a CDS encoding aldo/keto reductase has product MGYGAMRLAGAPHERSGMTAPIWTAPTDRAEAVALLREAADLGVSLFDTADAYALGANEELLAEALHPYRDGIVIATKAGVLRPSPTEWITHGHPAYLRQQAELSLRRLRTDRIDLFQLHRIDPDYPLADQIGALKQLQEEGRIRHIGLSEVTVEELTAASEIAPIASVQNMYNLAARGHDPVIDHTAQRGIAFLPFFPIAMGEHAADGSPVAAVADELGATRSQTALAWLLHRAPNVIPIPGTSSPAHLAENVGALELALTDEQFKRVAG; this is encoded by the coding sequence ATCGGGTACGGCGCGATGCGGCTCGCGGGCGCCCCGCACGAGCGCTCCGGCATGACCGCTCCCATCTGGACGGCGCCCACCGACCGCGCCGAGGCGGTGGCGCTGCTGCGCGAGGCGGCCGACCTCGGGGTGAGTCTCTTCGACACCGCCGACGCCTACGCCCTCGGCGCCAACGAGGAGTTGCTCGCCGAGGCGCTGCACCCCTACCGCGACGGCATCGTGATCGCGACGAAGGCGGGCGTCCTCAGGCCGAGCCCCACCGAGTGGATCACCCACGGCCACCCCGCCTATCTGCGCCAGCAGGCCGAGCTCAGCCTGCGCCGGCTGCGCACCGACCGCATCGACCTCTTCCAGCTCCACCGCATCGACCCCGACTACCCCCTCGCGGACCAGATCGGCGCGCTGAAGCAGCTCCAGGAGGAGGGCAGGATCCGGCACATCGGGCTGTCCGAGGTGACGGTGGAGGAGCTGACGGCGGCCTCGGAGATCGCCCCGATAGCGAGCGTGCAGAACATGTACAACCTGGCCGCGCGCGGCCACGACCCGGTGATCGACCACACCGCGCAGCGCGGGATCGCCTTCCTGCCGTTCTTCCCCATCGCGATGGGCGAGCACGCGGCCGACGGCAGCCCCGTCGCGGCCGTCGCCGACGAGCTGGGCGCCACCCGGTCACAGACCGCCCTGGCCTGGCTGCTGCACCGCGCCCCGAACGTGATCCCCATCCCGGGCACCTCCTCCCCCGCCCACCTGGCGGAGAACGTCGGCGCTCTCGAACTCGCCCTGACCGACGAGCAGTTCAAGCGCGTCGCCGGGTGA
- a CDS encoding VWA domain-containing protein, translated as MAAISLSKVEETAPALVSLYKSAGVSLTKHGLDGLRAAVYLVVDYSGSMRPYYKDGSVQELADRVLGLSAHLDDDGTVPVVFFSTEVDAVTGISLADHRGRIERIVAGLGHMGKTGYHLAMDAVIDHYLDSGSKAPALVVFQTDGGPINKLAAERYLCKAAKLPLFWQFIGFGDPDSRQFDFLRKLDELAVPDRRPVDNAGFFHAGTDPRTVSDAELYDRLVGEFPKWLAAARAQGIVRPS; from the coding sequence ATGGCCGCGATCAGTCTCAGCAAGGTGGAGGAGACCGCGCCCGCGCTGGTCAGCCTGTACAAGAGCGCCGGGGTGTCCCTCACGAAACACGGGCTGGACGGCCTGCGGGCCGCGGTCTACCTCGTCGTCGACTACTCCGGGTCCATGCGGCCGTACTACAAGGACGGCAGCGTGCAGGAGCTCGCCGACCGGGTGCTCGGACTGTCGGCGCACCTCGACGACGACGGAACCGTGCCGGTGGTGTTCTTCTCGACGGAGGTGGACGCGGTCACCGGCATCTCGCTCGCCGACCACCGGGGCCGGATCGAACGGATCGTGGCCGGCCTCGGGCACATGGGCAAGACCGGCTACCACCTCGCGATGGACGCCGTCATCGACCACTACCTCGACAGCGGTTCCAAGGCCCCCGCCCTCGTCGTCTTCCAGACCGACGGCGGCCCGATCAACAAACTCGCCGCCGAACGGTACCTGTGCAAGGCCGCGAAGCTCCCCCTGTTCTGGCAGTTCATCGGCTTCGGGGATCCGGACAGCCGCCAGTTCGACTTCCTGCGGAAACTGGACGAACTGGCGGTGCCGGACCGGCGGCCGGTGGACAACGCCGGGTTCTTCCACGCCGGTACCGATCCGCGGACGGTGTCCGACGCCGAGCTGTACGACCGACTGGTGGGCGAGTTCCCGAAGTGGCTCGCGGCGGCGCGGGCGCAGGGGATCGTACGGCCCTCCTGA
- a CDS encoding glutamate synthase subunit beta yields the protein MADPKGFLNHGREVARTRPVDERVKDWNEVYVPGSLLPIISKQASRCMDCGIPFCHNGCPLGNLIPEWNDYAYREDWAAASERLHATNNFPEFTGRLCPAPCESACVLGINQPAVTIKNVEVSIIDKAWETGDVAPQIPERLSGKTVAVIGSGPAGLAAAQQLTRAGHTVAVYERADRIGGLLRYGIPEFKMEKRHINRRIEQMRAEGTRFRTGIEIGRDLKATDLKKRYDAIVIAAGATTARDLPVPGRELKGIYQAMEYLPLANKVQEGDYVAPPISAEGKHVVVIGGGDTGADCVGTAHRQGAASVTQLEIMPRPNDDRNPVAQPWPTFPMLYKVTSAHEEGGERIYSVSTTHFEGDEDGNVQWLHLTEVEFVEGKLTQKPGTERKIPAQLVTLAMGFTGTDRDNGLVDQFGLDLDERGNIARDADFQTNVPGVYVAGDAGRGQSLIVWAIAEGRSAARGVDRFLTGGSELHAPIRPTDRSLMV from the coding sequence ATGGCTGATCCCAAGGGCTTTCTCAACCACGGCCGCGAGGTCGCCAGGACCCGCCCCGTCGACGAGCGCGTCAAGGACTGGAACGAGGTCTACGTCCCCGGCTCCCTGCTGCCGATCATCAGCAAGCAGGCCAGCCGGTGCATGGACTGCGGCATCCCGTTCTGCCACAACGGCTGTCCGCTGGGGAACCTGATCCCCGAGTGGAACGACTACGCCTACCGCGAGGACTGGGCGGCCGCCTCGGAGCGCCTGCACGCGACGAACAACTTCCCGGAGTTCACCGGGCGGCTGTGCCCGGCCCCGTGCGAGTCGGCGTGTGTGCTGGGCATCAACCAGCCGGCGGTCACCATCAAGAACGTCGAGGTCTCGATCATCGACAAGGCGTGGGAGACCGGTGACGTCGCCCCGCAGATCCCGGAGCGCCTGTCCGGCAAGACGGTCGCGGTCATCGGCTCCGGCCCGGCGGGCCTGGCCGCCGCCCAGCAGCTGACCCGGGCCGGTCACACGGTCGCCGTCTACGAGCGCGCGGACCGCATCGGAGGGCTCCTCCGGTACGGCATCCCCGAGTTCAAGATGGAGAAGCGGCACATCAACCGCCGTATCGAGCAGATGCGCGCGGAGGGCACCCGCTTCCGCACCGGCATCGAGATCGGCCGCGACCTGAAGGCGACGGACCTGAAGAAGCGGTACGACGCGATCGTCATCGCCGCCGGTGCGACGACCGCCCGTGACCTCCCCGTCCCCGGCCGTGAGCTCAAGGGCATCTACCAGGCCATGGAGTACCTGCCCCTGGCCAACAAGGTGCAGGAGGGCGACTACGTGGCGCCCCCGATCTCGGCCGAGGGCAAGCACGTCGTGGTCATCGGCGGCGGCGACACCGGCGCCGACTGCGTGGGCACCGCCCACCGTCAGGGCGCGGCCTCCGTCACGCAGCTGGAGATCATGCCCCGCCCGAACGACGACCGGAACCCGGTCGCCCAGCCGTGGCCGACCTTCCCGATGCTCTACAAGGTCACCTCCGCGCACGAGGAGGGCGGCGAGCGGATCTACTCCGTCTCCACCACCCACTTCGAGGGCGACGAGGACGGCAACGTCCAGTGGCTGCACCTCACCGAGGTCGAGTTCGTCGAGGGCAAGCTGACCCAGAAGCCGGGCACGGAGCGCAAGATCCCCGCCCAGCTGGTGACACTGGCGATGGGCTTCACCGGTACCGACCGCGACAACGGTCTCGTGGACCAGTTCGGCCTGGACCTCGACGAGCGCGGCAACATCGCCCGCGACGCCGACTTCCAGACCAACGTGCCGGGCGTGTACGTCGCCGGTGACGCGGGCCGTGGCCAGTCGCTGATCGTGTGGGCGATCGCCGAGGGCCGCTCGGCCGCCCGCGGTGTGGACCGCTTCCTGACCGGTGGCAGCGAACTGCACGCCCCGATCCGGCCGACCGACCGCTCGCTGATGGTCTGA
- the gltB gene encoding glutamate synthase large subunit: MRTPRQPSQHSTNGRNRSFMDARPAAQGMYDPRNEHDACGVGFVATLTGEASHALVEQALTVLRNLEHRGATGSEPDSGDGAGILSQVPHAFFREVAEFELPEAGAYAVGIAFLPEDSAAEAVSRIETIAAEEGMTVLGWREVPVAPELLGATARSTMPLFRQIFVAGGPSRTESGGGSTVPATDIALDRKAFVLRKRAEREVDVYFPSLSARTIVYKGMLTTGQLEPFFPDLSDRRFASAIALVHSRFSTNTFPSWPLAHPYRFVAHNGEINTVKGNRNWMAARESQIVSDLFGDQDTIDRVFPICTPDASDSASFDEVLELLHLGGRSLPHSVLMMIPEAWENHDSMDPARRAFYQFHSTMMEPWDGPACVTFTDGKQVGAVLDRNGLRPGRYWVTDDGLVVLGSEVGVLDIDPSKVVRKGRLQPGRMFLVDTVEHRIIEDDEIKAELAAEKPYAEWLEAGEIELSDLPEREHIVHTHASVTRRQQTFGYTEEELRVILAPMAKAGAEPIGSMGTDSPIAALSDRPRLLFDYFTQLFAQVTNPPLDAIREELVTSLRSSLGPAGNLLEPTAASCRSVTLPFPVIDNDELAKLIHINADGDMPGFKAATLSGLYRVHGGGDALAARIEEICAEADAAIENGARLIVLSDRHSDAEHAPIPSLLLTAAVHHHLIRTKQRTQVGLLVEAGDVREVHHVALLIGFGAAAVNPYLAMESVEDLVRAGTFLPGIEPEQAIRNLIYALGKGVLKVMSKMGISTVASYRGAQVFEAVGLDEQFVNKYFSGTATKIGGVGIDVIAKEVAARHAKAYPASGIAPAHRALDIGGEYQWRREGEPHLFDPETVFRLQHSTRTGRYDIFKKYTERVNEQSERLMTLRGLFALKTYKNGKSDRQPISVDEVEPVSEIVKRFSTGAMSYGSISKEAHETLAIAMNQLGGKSNTGEGGEDADRLYDPARRSSIKQVASGRFGVTSEYLVNADDIQIKMAQGAKPGEGGQLPGHKVYPWVAKTRHSTPGVGLISPPPHHDIYSIEDLAQLIHDLKNANPQARIHVKLVSEVGVGTVAAGVSKAHADVVLISGHDGGTGASPLTSLKHAGGPWELGLAETQQTLLLNGLRDRIVVQTDGQLKTGRDVVIAALLGAEEFGFATAPLVVSGCVMMRVCHLDTCPVGIATQNPTLRDRFTGKAEYIVNFFRYIAEEVREILAELGFRSIEEAVGHAETLDVTRAVDHWKAQGLDLSPLFYVPELPEGTPLHQVIAQDHGLEKALDNELIKLAGDALAADSATDAQPVRAQVAIRNINRTVGTMLGHEVTKKFGGAGLPDDTIDITFTGSAGQSFGAFLPRGVTLRLEGDANDYVGKGLSGGRVIVRPDRNADHLAEFSTIAGNTIAYGATGGELFLRGRTGERFCVRNSGATVVSEGVGDHGCEYMTGGHAVVLGETGRNFAAGMSGGIAYVIDLNRDNVNVGNLGAIEALDDDDKQWLHDVVRRHAEETGSTVAEKLLANWDASVERFSRIIPSTYKAVLAAKDAAERAGLSETEITEKMMEAATNG; this comes from the coding sequence ATGCGTACGCCGCGCCAGCCGTCCCAGCACTCCACGAATGGCCGGAACCGGTCCTTCATGGATGCTCGCCCTGCTGCGCAGGGTATGTACGACCCCCGCAACGAGCACGACGCCTGTGGCGTCGGCTTCGTGGCCACCCTCACCGGCGAGGCGAGCCATGCGCTGGTCGAGCAGGCGCTGACCGTTCTGCGCAACCTGGAACACCGCGGTGCCACCGGCTCCGAGCCCGACTCGGGTGACGGCGCGGGCATCCTGTCCCAGGTACCGCACGCCTTCTTCCGCGAGGTGGCCGAATTCGAGCTGCCCGAGGCGGGTGCGTACGCCGTCGGTATCGCCTTCCTGCCGGAGGACTCCGCCGCGGAAGCCGTCTCGCGGATCGAGACGATCGCCGCTGAGGAGGGCATGACCGTCCTCGGCTGGCGCGAGGTGCCCGTCGCTCCCGAACTCCTCGGCGCCACCGCCCGCTCGACGATGCCCCTCTTCCGGCAGATCTTCGTCGCTGGGGGCCCCTCCCGGACGGAGTCTGGGGGAGGTTCCACCGTGCCCGCCACGGACATCGCCCTGGACCGCAAGGCGTTCGTGCTGCGCAAGCGCGCCGAGCGCGAGGTGGACGTCTACTTCCCCTCCCTCTCCGCGCGGACCATCGTCTACAAGGGCATGCTGACCACCGGCCAGCTGGAGCCCTTCTTCCCGGACCTGTCCGACCGCCGCTTCGCGTCGGCCATCGCGCTGGTGCACTCGCGGTTCTCGACGAACACGTTCCCGTCGTGGCCCCTGGCTCACCCGTACCGCTTCGTCGCGCACAACGGTGAGATCAACACCGTCAAGGGCAACCGCAACTGGATGGCGGCCCGCGAGTCCCAGATCGTCTCGGATCTGTTCGGTGACCAGGACACGATCGACCGGGTCTTCCCGATCTGCACGCCCGACGCCTCCGACTCGGCGTCCTTCGACGAGGTCCTCGAACTCCTGCACCTGGGCGGCCGTTCGCTGCCGCACTCCGTGCTGATGATGATCCCGGAGGCGTGGGAGAACCACGACTCCATGGACCCGGCCCGGCGCGCCTTCTACCAGTTCCACTCCACGATGATGGAGCCCTGGGACGGCCCGGCCTGCGTCACCTTCACCGACGGCAAGCAGGTCGGCGCGGTCCTCGACCGCAACGGTCTGCGCCCCGGCCGCTACTGGGTCACCGACGACGGCCTCGTCGTCCTCGGCTCCGAGGTCGGCGTCCTCGACATCGACCCGTCCAAGGTCGTCCGCAAGGGCCGCCTGCAGCCCGGCCGTATGTTCCTCGTCGACACCGTCGAGCACCGCATCATCGAGGACGACGAGATCAAGGCCGAGCTCGCCGCCGAGAAGCCGTACGCGGAATGGCTGGAGGCCGGCGAGATCGAGCTGTCCGACCTGCCCGAGCGCGAGCACATCGTGCACACGCACGCCTCGGTCACCCGCCGCCAGCAGACCTTCGGCTACACCGAGGAGGAGCTGCGCGTCATCCTGGCGCCGATGGCCAAGGCCGGTGCCGAGCCGATCGGGTCGATGGGCACGGACTCGCCGATCGCCGCGCTGTCGGACCGTCCGCGCCTGCTCTTCGACTACTTCACCCAGCTGTTCGCGCAGGTCACCAACCCGCCGCTGGACGCCATCCGGGAAGAGCTGGTCACCAGCCTGCGCTCGTCCCTCGGCCCCGCGGGCAACCTCCTCGAGCCGACGGCCGCTTCGTGCCGCTCGGTCACCCTGCCCTTCCCGGTGATCGACAACGACGAGCTGGCCAAGCTCATCCACATCAACGCCGACGGCGACATGCCGGGCTTCAAGGCCGCGACCCTGTCCGGTCTCTACCGGGTGCACGGTGGCGGTGACGCCCTCGCCGCGCGCATCGAGGAGATCTGCGCCGAGGCCGACGCCGCCATAGAGAACGGCGCCCGTCTGATCGTCCTGTCGGACCGCCACTCGGACGCCGAGCACGCGCCGATCCCGTCGCTGCTGCTCACCGCGGCCGTCCACCACCACCTCATCCGCACCAAGCAGCGCACCCAGGTGGGTCTGCTGGTGGAGGCCGGTGACGTCCGCGAGGTCCACCACGTCGCCCTGCTCATCGGCTTCGGCGCCGCGGCGGTCAACCCGTACCTGGCGATGGAGTCCGTCGAGGACCTGGTCCGCGCAGGGACGTTCCTCCCCGGCATCGAGCCCGAGCAGGCCATCCGCAACCTGATCTACGCGCTCGGCAAGGGCGTGCTGAAGGTCATGTCCAAGATGGGCATCTCCACCGTCGCCTCCTACCGCGGCGCCCAGGTCTTCGAAGCGGTCGGCCTCGACGAGCAGTTCGTCAACAAGTACTTCAGCGGCACGGCCACCAAGATCGGCGGCGTCGGCATCGACGTCATCGCCAAGGAGGTCGCCGCCCGGCACGCCAAGGCATACCCGGCCTCCGGCATCGCGCCGGCCCACCGCGCCCTCGACATAGGCGGCGAGTACCAGTGGCGCCGCGAGGGCGAGCCGCACCTGTTCGACCCGGAGACGGTCTTCCGCCTCCAGCACTCCACGCGCACCGGCCGCTACGACATCTTCAAGAAGTACACGGAGCGCGTGAACGAGCAGTCCGAGCGCCTGATGACGCTGCGCGGTCTGTTCGCCCTAAAGACATATAAGAACGGCAAGAGCGACCGGCAGCCGATCTCCGTCGACGAGGTCGAGCCGGTCAGCGAGATCGTCAAGCGCTTCTCCACCGGCGCCATGTCGTACGGCTCCATCTCCAAGGAAGCCCACGAGACGCTCGCCATCGCCATGAACCAGCTGGGCGGCAAGTCCAACACCGGTGAGGGCGGCGAGGACGCGGACCGTCTGTACGACCCGGCGCGCCGTTCGTCGATCAAGCAGGTCGCCTCCGGCCGCTTCGGTGTGACCTCCGAGTACCTGGTCAACGCCGACGACATCCAGATCAAGATGGCCCAGGGCGCCAAGCCCGGCGAGGGCGGCCAGCTGCCCGGCCACAAGGTGTACCCGTGGGTGGCCAAGACCCGGCACAGCACCCCCGGTGTCGGCCTGATCTCGCCACCGCCGCACCACGACATCTACTCCATCGAGGACCTGGCCCAGCTGATCCACGACCTCAAGAACGCGAACCCGCAGGCGCGGATTCACGTCAAGCTGGTCTCCGAGGTCGGCGTCGGCACGGTCGCCGCGGGTGTCTCCAAGGCCCACGCGGACGTCGTGCTCATCTCCGGCCACGACGGCGGTACGGGTGCCTCGCCGCTGACCTCGCTCAAGCACGCGGGCGGTCCGTGGGAGCTCGGCCTCGCCGAGACCCAGCAGACGCTGCTGCTCAACGGCCTGCGCGACCGCATCGTCGTACAGACCGACGGCCAGCTGAAGACCGGCCGTGACGTGGTCATCGCCGCGCTGCTCGGCGCCGAGGAGTTCGGTTTCGCGACCGCGCCGCTCGTCGTCTCCGGCTGCGTCATGATGCGCGTCTGCCACCTGGACACCTGCCCGGTCGGCATCGCCACCCAGAACCCGACCCTGAGGGACCGGTTCACCGGCAAGGCCGAGTACATCGTGAACTTCTTCCGGTACATCGCCGAAGAAGTCCGCGAGATCCTCGCCGAGCTGGGCTTCCGCTCCATCGAGGAGGCCGTCGGCCACGCCGAGACGCTCGACGTCACGCGTGCCGTCGACCACTGGAAGGCGCAGGGCCTGGACCTGTCCCCGCTGTTCTACGTGCCGGAGCTGCCCGAGGGCACCCCGCTCCACCAGGTGATCGCGCAGGACCACGGCCTGGAGAAGGCGCTCGACAACGAGCTGATCAAGCTCGCCGGCGACGCCCTGGCCGCGGACTCCGCCACCGACGCCCAGCCGGTGCGCGCCCAGGTCGCCATCCGCAACATCAACCGCACGGTCGGCACCATGCTCGGCCACGAGGTGACGAAGAAGTTCGGCGGGGCGGGTCTGCCCGACGACACCATCGACATCACCTTCACCGGCTCGGCGGGCCAGTCCTTCGGCGCCTTCCTGCCGCGCGGTGTCACGCTGCGCCTGGAGGGCGACGCCAACGACTACGTCGGCAAGGGCCTCTCCGGCGGCCGGGTGATCGTGCGCCCGGACCGGAACGCCGACCACCTCGCCGAGTTCTCGACGATCGCGGGCAACACCATCGCGTACGGCGCGACCGGCGGCGAGCTGTTCCTGCGCGGCCGGACGGGCGAGCGGTTCTGCGTCCGCAACTCCGGCGCCACCGTGGTGTCCGAGGGCGTGGGCGACCACGGCTGCGAGTACATGACCGGCGGCCACGCGGTGGTCCTCGGCGAGACCGGGCGCAACTTCGCGGCCGGCATGTCCGGCGGCATCGCGTACGTCATCGACCTGAACCGCGACAACGTCAACGTCGGCAACCTGGGCGCGATCGAGGCCCTGGACGACGACGACAAGCAGTGGCTGCACGACGTGGTGCGCCGCCACGCCGAGGAGACCGGCTCCACGGTCGCCGAGAAGCTGCTCGCCAACTGGGACGCGTCCGTGGAGCGTTTCAGCAGGATCATCCCCAGCACGTACAAGGCAGTGCTCGCCGCCAAGGACGCCGCCGAGCGAGCCGGTCTCTCCGAGACCGAGATCACCGAGAAGATGATGGAGGCGGCGACCAATGGCTGA